A section of the Callithrix jacchus isolate 240 chromosome 14, calJac240_pri, whole genome shotgun sequence genome encodes:
- the GCFC2 gene encoding intron Large complex component GCFC2 isoform X4 → MAYRPKRNFRQRAADSSDSDSAEESPAEPGTSTEFPAPGPAEEEPPSGGGRAQVAGRPHRIRGPRGRGRVWASSRRATEAAPRADEGSGVQESRTVDVSTDEEDEIHHSSERKDDQGLSSDSSSSLGEKELSSAVEIPDAAFIQAARRKRELARVQDDYISLDVEHASTIFGMKRESEDDPESEPDDHEKRIPFTLKPQTLRQRMVEESKNRYEETSQESQEDEKQDIWVQQQMRKAVKIIERFFPIF, encoded by the exons ATGGCTTACAGACCGAAAAGGAATTTTCGGCAGCGCGCGGCCGATTCCAGCGACAGCGATAGCGCTGAGGAGTCGCCTGCTGAGCCTGGGACGTCGACGGAATTTCCGGCCCCGGGCCCCGCGGAGGAAGAGCCACCCTCTGGAGGAGGCCGCGCGCAGGTGGCGGGACGGCCCCACCGGATTCGGGGACCTCGCGGCCGGGGCCGAGTCTGGGCGAGCTCTCGACGCGCCACGGAAGCGGCTCCCCGCGCGGACGAAGGCTCGGGCGTCCAAG AATCCAGAACAGTTGATGTGTCAACAGATGAAGAGGATGAAATACATCACTCCTCGGAACGTAAGGATGATCAGGGTTTGTCTTCTGACAGCTCTAGCTCTCTTGGAGAAAAAGAACTGTCATCAGCAG tCGAGATCCCAGATGCAGCTTTTATTCAGGCAGCTCGCAGAAAACGTGAATTGGCCAGAGTGCAAGATGACTATATTTCTTTGGATGTAGAACATGCCTCCACCATCTTTGGTatgaagagagagagtgaagacGACCCTGAGAGTGAGCCTGATGACCATGAGAAGAGAATACCATTTACCCTGAAACCTCAAACACTTAGACAAAGGATGGTTGAGGAATCAA aaaaCAGATACGAAGAAACAAGTCAAGAAAGTCAGGAGGATGAAAAGCAAGATATTTGGGTACAACAACAAATGAGGAAAGCAGTTAAAATCATAGAG AGGTTCTTCCCGATCTTCTGA
- the GCFC2 gene encoding intron Large complex component GCFC2 isoform X3 → MAYRPKRNFRQRAADSSDSDSAEESPAEPGTSTEFPAPGPAEEEPPSGGGRAQVAGRPHRIRGPRGRGRVWASSRRATEAAPRADEGSGVQESRTVDVSTDEEDEIHHSSERKDDQGLSSDSSSSLGEKELSSAVEIPDAAFIQAARRKRELARVQDDYISLDVEHASTIFGMKRESEDDPESEPDDHEKRIPFTLKPQTLRQRMVEESKNRYEETSQESQEDEKQDIWVQQQMRKAVKIIEERDVDLSHSCGSSKVKKFDTSISFPPVNLEIIKKQLNTRQSCSVAQAGLQSHDLSSLQPPPPMFK, encoded by the exons ATGGCTTACAGACCGAAAAGGAATTTTCGGCAGCGCGCGGCCGATTCCAGCGACAGCGATAGCGCTGAGGAGTCGCCTGCTGAGCCTGGGACGTCGACGGAATTTCCGGCCCCGGGCCCCGCGGAGGAAGAGCCACCCTCTGGAGGAGGCCGCGCGCAGGTGGCGGGACGGCCCCACCGGATTCGGGGACCTCGCGGCCGGGGCCGAGTCTGGGCGAGCTCTCGACGCGCCACGGAAGCGGCTCCCCGCGCGGACGAAGGCTCGGGCGTCCAAG AATCCAGAACAGTTGATGTGTCAACAGATGAAGAGGATGAAATACATCACTCCTCGGAACGTAAGGATGATCAGGGTTTGTCTTCTGACAGCTCTAGCTCTCTTGGAGAAAAAGAACTGTCATCAGCAG tCGAGATCCCAGATGCAGCTTTTATTCAGGCAGCTCGCAGAAAACGTGAATTGGCCAGAGTGCAAGATGACTATATTTCTTTGGATGTAGAACATGCCTCCACCATCTTTGGTatgaagagagagagtgaagacGACCCTGAGAGTGAGCCTGATGACCATGAGAAGAGAATACCATTTACCCTGAAACCTCAAACACTTAGACAAAGGATGGTTGAGGAATCAA aaaaCAGATACGAAGAAACAAGTCAAGAAAGTCAGGAGGATGAAAAGCAAGATATTTGGGTACAACAACAAATGAGGAAAGCAGTTAAAATCATAGAG gaaagagATGTAGATCTTTCGCATAGCTGTGGATCTTCAAAAGTGAAGAAATTTGATACTTCCATTTCATTTCCACcagtaaatttagaaattataaagAAGCAATTAAATACTAG